The window TGCATTCCTGGCCTCTTCCCAGAAAGAGGGAGGCCCAAAAATGCCCATTTCAAAGATGATTTTCCAGTTCAGTTCACAGTTCATGTAACATCAGCAACAAATCTCCACCCTGTTGCTGCCCAGTCTGGGATCAGCTGGGGGGGTTGCACAGAGCATCTTCCATTAGGATTGGTTGATAAAAAACATTAGAAGTATTTCAGATGAGCAGAGGGGAGGATTGTTTTGCAGTCTCCTTGTTTAACCATAGATGAGGAAGTTCACACTGCCTATCAGTCGAACAGTTAAAGTAGAAGTACCTGGCGCTCATCGTGTTTCCCGTGAATTTCTAtcatgtccccaagcaccttCACTTTTAGCTCCTCAGGGGAGAAATGCTTCACATCaagatttacagaaaatttGTCCTTCTCCAGTCGCATCTGCAAAACAAGGGGgtgacttcagaaaaaagcaGGTGATGGTTTCAGCTTAAAAAGGCTCTCAGAATATAGCAGTTCAAGACTCAAACTGGTATCTACACATGCACTGTCTGACCTTCATTCGATCCTGGGATTCTGATCTGGGTGGCTTTGTCCCTTGCTGGCCTGTTACATTAATGCCCATCactacagtatttaaaatgtgaatgctTTCTCCTGATCACATGggataaatgttttccttcGGAGCGAGGAAGAGATTCTCTTAATCTGAATTTGTTAAAACTGACTCTTTAGTTGGCGTACAGGTTTTGCATCCAATTCTTTTTACAGAACGTCTGGAGGTTTCAAGTTTCTGTGACTGGATTTTGCAAAAGAAACCCTGACTGCGCAGCTGACTGCAGCTCATCTGCAGGCTTTCCCCTGCATCATCACTCTTTAGTAACGAAAATATTGTGTCACTGGCAAGCAGTACTGTCTCACTGATCACCTCTGTTATCTGAGCAGCAGGACTTCTGCCAAAACTCTGAGCCACCTGCTGCTAATCtcacctccttcccttccattttGCACTTTATTGCCTCTaacaaatactgctttttgctgcttcCTGAGgttgaatttgcattttctgctgtcttGCACATGTTTGTGGGATTTTGCTGTTTGAGCTGGCTGTCTCTGCCTTCCTGCTGCATTTGTGGTCGGGGAGCATGTGAGCCTCCTGGAGCTCTGCTCTGGGATGTGGAGGTGACCTCTGTGCCAGCTCTAGGCTTACTGGTTTCCACAATTTGACCTGGGAGTCTAAgtgcttccttctccttctaGATTATTTGTGAAGATTTCTCCACTGAGATAGTCAGATGTTGTTATCTGTGGTGCTTATTGTGGCTGCTTCAGTGGACAGCCAGACCCAGGTCACTAAATCAAGGGAAACATTatgcaaagattaaaaaaatactttcctctcACTTCTTTGGCTTAGAATAGCTCTACAAGTTACTTGTAAAAAGACAGTTGACTCGCAGAACAGGCAAGGTTGGTTGAACTGCATGCTTCCTGGCTCAGCCCCTGAAGCAAGCAGATGGCTGCTTCATGATCCTTTGGGTCGTGTATCTTACTTAAAATGCTGCTCTCCTCAGCAGTGAGTCTTCAAAATAGGCCCCTTTTTCCACAGCAACCATGAGCTCCCACACTGCCTGACATGAGGATCCCACTACCCCTGCCCACTGCCCCATGCTGTTTGTTTCTCAGGAGGGAGTGGGATTGAAAGTTTTGCACAGCAGACAGGGAAATTaggctttctcctttcttccatcAGCTCTTAGAGTCATTTCCTGCACACACTCAGCTCAGTTTGCCTCTATTCCCAACACTATGGCAATACTTGCTCTGTCACAAATGATTAGCAGAGCATGCAGAGGTTCTTGCCTaatgcagaggagcagaggcacaAACACAGCACCATTTTCCCTAGCCTTTTCCTAATAACCACCTACAAGCAGCTTCCAAGCTCTCAGCTCTCATGGGTCTCCAGCTCCAGACCCATCAGGATGTGCACACAGCGATAACAAAGAGCATTAAGAAGGAAGATTACCTCAGAGAGTCCCGTCTCTAGCCAACTGGGCATCCGAAGAATGGAGGATCTCATCAGGAATGGACTGAGgctgggggaagcagggagcagctctgaCTCCTGCAGGTGCTCTCCGAAAATCTGGTCAAAGATACGACTTGGTGCCAACCAAGATAACAGGGGTCTGCGGATCAGGGGGTTATGAATGGTGATATCCATTGGAGTGCGCTGGAGGAGCCTGGCAAACAACTGTGCTGCAGTGCAGTGCCGGGAGCAGGGCACAGCTTTATACCCGTGCAGCTGGACTGGCCTTCCCCCCCGCCTGAGGCCTCTTGAACAGTGGTGTCAGGGATTTTATTGTCCCACGCCTGGGCTGGTCccttcagtggtgcccagtagCTGTCTGGGGGATTTGAACACGCCgctgaggaggagggggaaggggagaagaagaaaaggagccTAATGGGGCAGCAAGAAGCCAAACTGCCCAGCCGCCCGCCCTGCTCCCCCACGTGCTGTTTATCTGCAGAGTCCCAGGCAGGCTTGGCGGATGTTCCCAGCTGCTTCGGATGCCAGCAAGATCAATGCAGCTCCTATCTTTGGCTCACAGGGAAAATGACAAGGGGCCGTTGTTCCCACTGCCAGCACTGAGACTTTAGCTCCCCACATCACCCACCAGTCTAGGAAGAGACTACAGAGTTCCTTTGCCTCTCCTTAAGGCAAAGGAAGCCACAAGCCTGCTTTAGTCAGAGGGCAGGAAAGATCCTGGGAGGTCTTTGCTGAGATACCACTGGCAGTGTGGCTCTCTGCAGCCCAGTAAGCCCCGCTGCCCTAGTGCACGCCCATTGGTGTGTGTGCGAATAAAGGATGGCTTTCTCCACAGTGCTTCAGCCCAACACCTCTTGTCCTTTGCCCAATACAGAAGACACTTTGCTGGAGAGAGCAGAAGAGCCTGACACTCTGTGACCTCAGAGTACTCCAGAGGACTGTAAGCAGAGATAAACCGAGCATGCCAATGGCCTCCACGGTGCTGCGCTGCAACATGCCTTCTCAGGGATGCAAGCTAGCTCTGTCTGCCTGTGCCCCTGCAGTAAGCTGATTTCCTATAATTATGCTCCTAATACATCTTAattcagacatttattttaattcctgcCTCACCTGTGAACCTAAATAATGGGAATGGGTTCAGGCTAGCAACTGCCCCATTGGGCAAGAGCTAGTCTGCCTCTGAGAGCTCGGAACTTAAATACAGTTACTGGCTCAGAGGCACGTCATTCTTATTGCTAGCACCACCAGACCCTTGCAAGAGGGTTTGACC of the Ciconia boyciana chromosome 20, ASM3463844v1, whole genome shotgun sequence genome contains:
- the CRYAB gene encoding alpha-crystallin B chain, whose product is MDITIHNPLIRRPLLSWLAPSRIFDQIFGEHLQESELLPASPSLSPFLMRSSILRMPSWLETGLSEMRLEKDKFSVNLDVKHFSPEELKVKVLGDMIEIHGKHDERQDEHGFIAREFNRKYRIPDDVDPLTITSSLSLDGVLTVSAPRKQSDVPERTIPITREEKPAIAGAQRK